The DNA sequence TTCCCCATTCCGGAAATCCCCAAAACGATCGTCAAAAATATAATCGGACCTATAAAAAGTTTAATAATATCGACAAAAGTCTTGCCGACAATTTCCATTTTCATTCCGTTTTGCGGTGAAAAATGACCGAGTAAAACTCCGGCAATAATGGCAATCAAAACCCAAAAGGTCAGATTGGTTACAATGGCAAAAAAAGTACTTTTTTTAGGTTTATTTGGAAGATTCGGAGTAATTATATTCATGAAGTTTAGTTAGATAGTTTCACAAATATATAAAAAATGCAGACCTATAAGCCGGATTCTGTCTCTGATAAATCAGAGCCTTATCATTTATCTAGGCTTACAATTACTCATAAGCTCGAGCTACCTACCCTTCAACAACGGACGAGAAGCCCTTAAATGCTGATATACTTGGTATTTCACCGCATAGAGTTTACCTGTTTTCACTACAGCATTACCTGTACATACTTTCTGCTGCACTTGTCCTAACGTTATTACTAACGCCGACGGGTGTTACCCGCTATGCTTCTCTGTGGTGTCCGGACTTTCCTCCCCTCACCTAAGCGAGCGACGATAAGGCGGTCTGCGGGGCAAAAGTAGCGATTTATAATCGAAGAATCCCGCTTTTAAAATTTAGATTTTCACACTAAATTCACAATGTTTTAATTTTAAATTGGTTATCTTTAAAATCCATAATTTTTAAATTCAGTTATCATGATTAGAATGTATCATTACGCAACTGTTTCAAAAGCTTTAGATCAATTGAATGAAAAAGGATTCACCTTTGACTTTAATCTAAACTCAGACGCAATTAAAAAAAATCCTGAAAAATTTGAAATTGTACATGTGTATCGATACGAAGGGGAATCTGACCCGGGCGATGAGGCAGTTGTTTACGGAATAAAATCAAATTCAGGTAAAAAAGGAGTATATGTATCCGGGTTTTCGGCGGATTCCGATTCCGAAACCGTACAGATCTTACTCGATTTAAGCATAAAAGGCAGGTGATTTTAAAAGAACCATTATTATAATTTTCAGAAGCTATTCCCGCTGTCTGCTGTATCTTTTGTGTCGAACCCCGCCACAAAAGGATGCCGCTCCCATCAGGGCTAAGGCTTCTTGTTTTCAGGAGAAAAAGTTTTTTGTATAGTTATTTAAACCGCAAGGAGCACGAAGATTTCGCAAGGGACGTAAAATGTGGCAATGTGCGAATGAGTCAATGTGGCAATGTGAGAATGTGGTAATGCAAAAAATTAAAAGTTGAAAATCAAAAGTTGAAGATCAAGAGTAAAATTCGAAATGTAAAAATCAGTAATCAGATCTTTTTTTTTTAACTCCAACTACACCACTACACAAGTGTCACCCTGAGCGAAGTCGAAGGCTCATGAAACCAAAATTTCTATTTAACTCAATTATACTTCAAACTTAAATTTTCAATAATAAAATCAATTGCAATTTTAACTTTTTCCGGTTTTGTCAATCTTATAATTTTCTTTTTAAAATCTCCTTTTTCATCTATCATATTAATCGTAAAACAAGCGACGGAATAATTTAAGTTTGGCTCCCAATTATTTAATCCCCTTCTTCTATTCGAATAATTATAGCTCGTTGAAAGCTTTCCTTCTCTTACTGATAATCCATCGTCTTCCGCTGTTTGCAATAATTCTCCCTTTAAAACCAACCCAAACAAAAAGATCGCTGTATACAAATTATTATTTTTTATGTACAAGCCTTTCCTTGTAAGCAACAGGGCAAAGAATAAAATAATGAAAAGAAACAAAGCAACTTTTCCATAAACGTAACTTCCTAACTGCAATGAATTAAGCATTACAAGCAAAACCATTACACAACAAAAAGTTAGAATAATCAAATTTTGAAATTGCTTGAAATCTAAATTACGCTCTAATACAACTTTCATTTAAAAATATTTTTTTTAGTTAATTTATGGTAACCCATGCTTCGACTTCGCTCAGCATGACAACTACATTTACTTTTTTGTCTAGCTACAAATACTACATCTCTTAAAAAAATCATACCCCAAACTTCACAATCAAAGGTTTATGATCGCTATACATTCTCCAATCTTCATAACTTCCTACTTCAACACTTTCTAAAACTTCTATAAAATCATTCGAAGCAAAACAATAATCCAGATGGTACGGTTTATTTTCATGACGATACAAAAACAAAGTCGGATGTATTTCTTTTCCCTGTTCCTGATTAAAGAATTTATGATATACGCTAAATATATTTTTGGAAGCCAATTTACTCACAACAGCTGAGTGATTCCCTTCTCTTCTTGGTTTATCCCAAATGGTGTTGCTGTTAAAATCTCCAACTAACATCGTTTTGGTTCCAGACAATAGTTTTTCATAATAATTAATCGCTTTCCAAACCTGAGTTACATATTGCCCGTCTTTATCTTGGGGGTTGTTTGCCCAAACAGCAAATAAAACAAAATCTACTTTTCCTTTGGTAACTGCAATGGGCAACACATTTTTGAAATCAGGATTATGACAATCCAGCAATTCAAATCTATACGCACTATACGAAAAAACGCCAAGTCCTTTGTGTTGATTTGTACCGTACCAAAGTATATCAGTCGGAATCGGAACGTCTTTGGGAAATTTTAATCTTTCGATATTTTCACATTCGGGAATTACCAGAATATCCGGTTGATGAACCAAAATAAATTCCGCTTTTTTTCTGAAAGCCATATTACAATTCCAGGTTATGATTTTCATTTCAACTTTGTTTTTATTCTATTTTTTGATTCAATTCAAATAAAATATAAGGTCCGTTTTCGTTCTCATTCCAAGCTTTTTCAACAAACCCTACTTTTTTATAAAACGAAATTGCCTCAGTATTTTTCTCCAGACATTTTAGTACAAGTGGAAATTTGGCTTTCTTTACCACTTCATTCAAAAGTCTTTTTCCGATTCCAAGTTTATGAAATGCCACATCGATATATAAATGGTGAATAAAATTGTCTCGCATCCAAACCGAAATAAATCCGATTACTTTTTCGTCGTACAAGGCAGTCAAAATATATTCTCCTTTCGTCTGAGCATCAAAATCCAATAAATCGAATGTTTCGGGATCGGCCCAAACAAAAGTTTCCTGACGCACTTTCATAAATAATTGGCGTAATGCGTCTAAATCCCCTTTCCTGAATTCGATAATATTTAATCTATCTGTCATAAAAAAACATTAATTGGGCGAGTAACTTGTTTTTACCATCGTCCGGTCTTCAATATTTCCGAGTAAATCTCCAAACTTAGCACTGGTTTGTTTTTTTATCTCAATCCATTCTTTATCGGCTTTAAAACCTTCCCATGCTTTTTTCATTGTAGCTTCATCGGGCCATTCCAAAAGATAAACAAATTCGGTTTTACTATCCGATTTTGATTCCCAGATTGAATTGATCTTAAAATTATATTTCTTCATAATCACCATCGCGTGATCTCTGAAACGATCGTGAAAATCTTTTTTATTTTTTTCAAAAATTTCATAAACACGCAATTGGTAAATTGGACTTGCATTTGCTTTTTGTGCTTTTACTCCAAAAGAGATCAGGAATACTAAAATCAAAAGATGTAGTTTCATTTCGTTCTTATTAAAATTTAGTTTCTAAAACAACCCGGGCTATTAGACAATAAAATTAATCCTTTTTTCATTACAATAACAAATCCAAATTTGAATTACTGCCCACCATAATCAACTGATTTAGAAATAAAGTTGCTCCAGCTTTTCCTAAATCTCGCTTTCGAAAATTTGGCTAAAGCCAAGAATTCTTTCATCTCCTTTCCGTTAGGTTAAAACCAACGGCTATTCAAAAAAACATTGCTTTTAATCTTGTAAAACTGAATTTACCTCTAAAAACAAACTTGAATTTATCTAATTCGCTTGCTGACAAATGATAAAACCTACAGTCGTTCAAACACTTAAAATCTTTCAATTTTTAAATTTTTAAATCATTAAATTATACCCTATATTTGCTATCGAATAATAAAGGAATATGGAACAATTTGTAGTATCGGCTCGTAAATACCGTCCGCAGACATTTAAGGATGTTGTGGGACAGAAAGCCATTACCAACACTTTGCTGAATGCCATAGAAAGCAATCACTTAGCTTCTGCTTTATTGTTTACCGGACCACGTGGAGTTGGTAAAACA is a window from the Flavobacterium cupriresistens genome containing:
- a CDS encoding endonuclease/exonuclease/phosphatase family protein, whose product is MKIITWNCNMAFRKKAEFILVHQPDILVIPECENIERLKFPKDVPIPTDILWYGTNQHKGLGVFSYSAYRFELLDCHNPDFKNVLPIAVTKGKVDFVLFAVWANNPQDKDGQYVTQVWKAINYYEKLLSGTKTMLVGDFNSNTIWDKPRREGNHSAVVSKLASKNIFSVYHKFFNQEQGKEIHPTLFLYRHENKPYHLDYCFASNDFIEVLESVEVGSYEDWRMYSDHKPLIVKFGV
- a CDS encoding NIPSNAP family protein, which gives rise to MKLHLLILVFLISFGVKAQKANASPIYQLRVYEIFEKNKKDFHDRFRDHAMVIMKKYNFKINSIWESKSDSKTEFVYLLEWPDEATMKKAWEGFKADKEWIEIKKQTSAKFGDLLGNIEDRTMVKTSYSPN
- a CDS encoding GNAT family N-acetyltransferase codes for the protein MTDRLNIIEFRKGDLDALRQLFMKVRQETFVWADPETFDLLDFDAQTKGEYILTALYDEKVIGFISVWMRDNFIHHLYIDVAFHKLGIGKRLLNEVVKKAKFPLVLKCLEKNTEAISFYKKVGFVEKAWNENENGPYILFELNQKIE